The following is a genomic window from Thermotoga sp..
GTATATGTCGTACTCCATTCACCTGTTCCTCCTTACGATCTCGAAGGTTAATACCCTCAGAGCCGCTGTTATGTCTATGTTTTCGATGGGAACAGAGACCCTGATCTTGACCGGCGCGAAGTTCAGGATACCCACAACACCACTCTTCTCCAACCTTTCTGCTACCTCCTGGGCATGTTCGGCAGGAACCGCTATGACGCCTATCTCCACCTTCTTTTCCTCGACGAACCTCTCCAGGTCTTTTGCGTCCATCACTACCATACCGGGTGCCACTTCTTTACCGATCTTCGAGAGATCGTTATCGAATATCCCTACTATCTTGAAACCCTTTTCACGCATAACGGCGTAGT
Proteins encoded in this region:
- a CDS encoding redox-sensing transcriptional repressor Rex, with the translated sequence MAEKIPKPVSKRLVSYYMCLERLIDEGIEVVSSEELAKRLDLKASQIRKDLSYFGEFGKRGVGYNVEHLYNAIGEILGVKKEWKLVVVGAGNIGRAIANYAVMREKGFKIVGIFDNDLSKIGKEVAPGMVVMDAKDLERFVEEKKVEIGVIAVPAEHAQEVAERLEKSGVVGILNFAPVKIRVSVPIENIDITAALRVLTFEIVRRNR